Sequence from the Rutidosis leptorrhynchoides isolate AG116_Rl617_1_P2 chromosome 3, CSIRO_AGI_Rlap_v1, whole genome shotgun sequence genome:
ATGTAGCGCATAATCCATCTGAGAGCTGCCAAATGGGGCTCTCGAGGATCATGCATGAATAGATATATCTGTTGGACAACATaagtaatgtctggatgagtaaaagTGAGATACTAAAGTGCACCTGCAAGACTCCGATACAATGTGGGGTCagaccagtgttgtaaatctcattatttctccccgagatctcttCGAGATCTTGTTTTAAGaaagcaaccgagacgagatgtccatctcccgagatttcccTGTCAatggggtcaaacttggtcaaagccacgatttctcggtttttcttgctcatttctcgaattttctcgtaAAATCTtgtaatttctcggattttctcattcaattctcggatttgatttttttttttggaaaatgtcgtaataatgtatataaatatacatatatatatatatatatatatatatatatatatatatatatatatatatatatatatatatatatatatatatatatatatatatatatatataaatttatactaaAAATACTAcaaaagtcaacgtccgagatctcccggaGATTTTTTCGAGATGTCGAGATCTCTCccaaaatgtccaaacgagatctcccctagATCAGAGTTCTCCAACCTTGGGTCCGACACAGTTGGACCAGCAGTCCCAAGCTTTGAATTAGTTTCCACAAGAGTCCGACAAGGTTTACAATTAAGCATACGTGCACGCTCGAGAATCTTAGTAGCATATTTTCTCTGAGAAAGTAATATGTCAGTAGAATTGTGCGTCACTGAAGTCTCCAATAAGTAATTTAATGGACCCAAATCAGTCATAGTTATTTGAGAAAGACTCGTAAGCATCATCCTAAAACCGTCACATATACACATAATTTCCAATTAAAGTGATCAATAACTAAACACAACAATAGGAAGATTCAATTCGGTGGCCGAAAATTTATTTTTATGTTTTGATGTATAAACAAGATAAAGGGTGCGCGCTTCGCAGCTGAAAATTGCCAACGATTACTTTGCCGGCGATTCATTACAAACATAATCTACATAGTAAAATGTTTAACGGTTACACACATATCAACAGTTTGAGTTGtaattaaaaacataaaaacataaaaacatgtcatccggttttttttttttttttgttttttttttgccaAACACTACTATTTGAGATTTCTACTATGCTACAGTGGACTTCGATTTTGGGTTACTATTTAATTATGAACAGTTGTCAAAATGGGTCTCAATCAATGGAGGGCTCCATTTAGTTGGGTCAATATAGAGTGggagaataaaaataaaaaataaatatttacaTAATGAGCCTAGAAAGTAGTAAAAATACAAAATCAACCCTTGGTTTATAGACGTAAAAACAAACACTACCACAAGGTACAAATGAGAAACAAGTTAGAATTGGggaaaaaggaagaagaagaagaagaaagtagcTGCTTTTCAACACCAATtctcgatcatcatcatcttttcaacTATCACCAATTCCTGTTcagaaatataataatataaatt
This genomic interval carries:
- the LOC139901651 gene encoding uncharacterized mitochondrial protein AtMg00810-like; translation: MTDLGPLNYLLETSVTHNSTDILLSQRKYATKILERARMLNCKPCRTLVETNSKLGTAGPTVSDPREISGDGHLVSVAFLKQDLEEISGRNNEIYNTGLTPHCIGVLQIYLFMHDPREPHLAALRWIMRYIRGTLDLGLQLFASSTTSLVAYSDAD